In the Ranitomeya imitator isolate aRanImi1 chromosome 2, aRanImi1.pri, whole genome shotgun sequence genome, TTCAAAATTTAATTTTACTACAAATTGTTTAGACACTTTAATAAATATATGATATAAAATGTTTATTAGAGTTAATATTCATAAAATGCACTGTTATTGAATAATATCAATGGTTTCATTTTTGCAGAATACTGTGCCAGGAGCTCACAGGAACATATGATATTTCCAGATGTTAAAGCCGATGACCATAGTATTACACCAGATACATATGAAGAGTATGTCATTATCCAAGATATACCTCCAGCCTTTCACAGTATAGATGGATCATCTGATCCCTTTGAACAGGTTCTTTCAACTGACTCATCAGAGACTTTAAAACAAAATAACCAAAGGGATGGTAAACATCAAAGAGATCACGcaagaaagaagccattttcatgtccagaatgtgataAATGTTTTACAGACAAATCAACTCTtggtacacatcagagaattcacacaggggagaagccattttcatgttcagaatgtgggaaatgttttactcagaaaacaaatcttgttacacatgaaagaattcacacaggggagaagccattttcatgttcagaatgtgggaaatgttgttctcGCAAATCTAATCTTCttaaacatcaaagaactcacacagagaAGAagacattttcatgttcagaatgcgggaaatCCTTTAATCAGATATCAacacttgttacacatcagagaagtcacacaggggagaagccattttcatgttcagaatgtggtaaatgttttaatcagaaaatacatcttgttacacatcagagaagtcacacaggggagaagccattttcatgttcaaaatgtgggaaatgttttgcaaaaaAATCAACTCTTGTTAGGCATCAAACAGTTCATACCGGGGAGAAGTTATTTTCGTGTCCAGAatgtaggaaatttttttttcagaaatctgATCTTGATAACCATCGGAAAACTCACACAGGAAACAAGCAATTTATATGCTCagtgtgtgggaaatgtttttatcaGAAAACTAATCTTATTGCACATCTGAGAATTCACTCAGGGGAAaattcattttcatgttcagaatgtgggaaatatttttcaaACAAGTCATATCTTCTTACACATCAAagagttcacacaggggagaggccattTTCATGTTTCCAATGTGATAAAAAATTTACAGtaaaatcaaatcttgttacacatcagagagttcacacaggggagaagccattttcatgtacacaatgtgggaaattttttacaGCCAAATCAAATCTTGaaaaacatcagagaagtcacacaggagagaagccattttcatgttcccaatgtgggaaatattttacatccAAATCAAATCTTCTTAGACATCAGATTATTCACACCTGAGAAAATAGATTTTCATGCTtagaatgtaggaaatgttataATCAAAACAAATTTTTTTGCTAAATTTGGGTTTATGATTTTTGTATTTTCTCCTGATTTAAAAAAGCTTCTATTTTTAACCATCACGTATGGATTTTACACAAAACGCATATGAAATTACATTCAAGCGAGATGAACAAGAAAAATATTTGGTGTAATCAAAAATGTacacaatattatatataaaaagtTATTGAACATTCATTCTGCAACTTTATTGAAAATTAAATCTTGCGCATTTTCATTTTCTCTTCAAAGCTTCTATTGATACCTTTTCTTTTATTGTATGTGATCtgttgtgtgtgtgatctgtagtgtgtatgtgtgtgatctgtagtgtgtgtgtgtgtgatctgtagtgtgtgtgtgtgtgatctgtagtgtgtgcgtgtgtgtgtgatctgtaatatgtgtgtgtgatctgtagtgtgtgtgtgatctgtagtatgtgtgtgtgatctgtagtgtgtacgtgtgtgcgatctgtagtgtgtacgtgtgtgtgtgatctgtagtgtgtgtgtgtgatctgtagtatgtgtgtgtgatctgtagtgtgtgtgatctgtagtgtgtgtgtgtgatctgtagtatgtgtgtgtgatctgtagtgtgtgtgtgatctgtagtgtgtgtgtgtgtgatctgtagtatgtgtgtgtgttaggcaggggcgtaactaccacggtcgcagtggTCGCCGTTGCGactgggcctggcaggtcaggggcccggcaggtcaaaaGAACCCGCTTCCCCcctccgccgcattgaactatactggcgtctatgacgccaATACAGTTCAAAGcactcccctctgcctctgacactgcgggtgcgtgatgacatcacttcatcgcgcacccactctctgcaggacccaggcagtgcagcatctgcacaggtgatggcggccaccatattggcagagcctatggtggctgctgggtccgaggaacattcggctccggatctggcggggggcacgtggaccgatccgcctaggaggggcatgccacagccgctcagccatgtggaggatccagggatgaacatgaaggtgtacgggaccggcggcagtgaggtgtgtctgctgcccgggtGTCGCCGTCTTCGGCCCCCAGcatccccagcctcctgtgacaccagccccgtttcctccctgctctcccgtgccccatgtcctcgtaggcccccaggttcaggtcattgtgcaccTCCAGGCCCCATATGCTCCTTgtcactcctcccctggtcccccaatgcttcccatctcccatgccctgagtcctcctgctccccccatgcattcccagccccttgtccccatgtgacccgtctgcccttctctcaagtctcccctgtcccctttctcaccgtgtgttccccatctaccctgtcctcgtaatccctgtgcccccttcttccctggtcccaagtctccccctgtccccttgcaactccgtctacttgcgtccctatctactctgccctcggagtccccttgtgcctgtctcccttgccccctagtccccatgtgtccccttgtgcccttctcttcttcctggtccccataagtccccttgtgcttgtgtcccttgttccctgtgtgtagccttgtgtcagtctcccttgcgcactagtccctgtttgtccccttgtgcctgtctcctttgtccccttgcgcttgagtcccttgtccctgtgtgtccccttgtgtcagtctcccttgcccactagtccccttgtgcccttctcccctgcctcctagcccgcatgtgtccccttgtgcctgtcttcgttgctccctagccccccgtgTGACCATTGTGCCTATCTCccttagcccccttgtgtccttctcccctgccccatagTCACCATTTGCCCGTGTCTTTCTCATTGCACCtgtatggagtggctgcattatactatgaggggggctgcattatattctatggggttacattatattttatggtggggctgcattatacttttgtggggtggttgcattaaactctgtggggtggctgcattatactatatgtgggctgcgttatactgtatcgaggactatggggaatacattatactatatgaaatactatggggtgcattatactatgagaaatgaattgtacgacttggatgacgatggcggtgcattatactatatggagcactatgaggagtgtattatactatatggaggactgagcagtgtattttaatatatggaggactatgaggagtgtataatactatatggaggactgaggagtgtattatactatatggaggactatgaggggtgcattatactatatggagcactatgagcagtgtagtatactatatggaggactgaggagtgtagtttactatatggaggactgagcagtgtattacactatatggagcactatgaggagtgtattttaatatatggaggactacgaggagtgtataatactatatggaggactatggggagtgtattatactattgtactatatggaggactatggagcgtgtattatactatacggatgacaatggagagtgtattatactatacggatgacaatggagagtgtattatactatatggatgactatgaactttgcagtgtattatatagaggactagggggtgcattatattataaggagtactatgggggtgcattatacttcttatatggatccccatgacttctatgtaagcccctgatgagtataatcgtttattttcttttataaattacataacaatggcagtacgggggacagatatataccaggatggggcaccggatagttacgccactgaggtcacactatacaagtttgcaataaagctatagtgtgcgaaatgaatagggaaaatctgaatttgggtggaaaatatttttgcatggttgggggggccccatttgaaagttcgcatcggggcccataactttctagttacgccactgatcacaaccacataacacacttcacactccagtccgccagggggagttaAGCTATCTATTCGTGCACTCCT is a window encoding:
- the LOC138664139 gene encoding gastrula zinc finger protein XlCGF26.1-like — encoded protein: MDMNKDKVMERILHLTLEILFRLTGEDYTVVKKTSSEHYQASVSEGCGRPLSPITGPLPHPMTDEDINDQKILELTYKMIELLTGEVPIRFEDVAIYFSMEEREYLEGHKDLYKDAMMEVPQPLTSPVLSSKSSTPERCPRPLLPQDCKQESPNAPQDHQGEDLTHIITTETYARGDGQCKEEIPTDDYKEYCARSSQEHMIFPDVKADDHSITPDTYEEYVIIQDIPPAFHSIDGSSDPFEQVLSTDSSETLKQNNQRDGKHQRDHARKKPFSCPECDKCFTDKSTLGTHQRIHTGEKPFSCSECGKCFTQKTNLVTHERIHTGEKPFSCSECGKCCSRKSNLLKHQRTHTEKKTFSCSECGKSFNQISTLVTHQRSHTGEKPFSCSECGKCFNQKIHLVTHQRSHTGEKPFSCSKCGKCFAKKSTLVRHQTVHTGEKLFSCPECRKFFFQKSDLDNHRKTHTGNKQFICSVCGKCFYQKTNLIAHLRIHSGENSFSCSECGKYFSNKSYLLTHQRVHTGERPFSCFQCDKKFTVKSNLVTHQRVHTGEKPFSCTQCGKFFTAKSNLEKHQRSHTGEKPFSCSQCGKYFTSKSNLLRHQIIHT